A genomic window from Pseudocitrobacter corydidari includes:
- a CDS encoding MFS transporter: MLTKKKWALFSLLTLCGGTIYKLPSLKDAFYIPMQEYFHLTNGQIGNAMSVNSFVTTIGFFLSIYFADKLPRKYTMSFSLIATGLLGVYLTTMPGYWGILFVWALFGVTCDMMNWPVLLKSVSRLGNSEQQGRLFGFFETGRGIVDTVVAFSALAVFAWFGSGLLGFKAGIWFYSIIVIAVGVIIFFVLNDKEEAPSVEVKKDENTSMTSVLKDKTIWLIAFNVFFVYAVYCGLTFFIPFLKNIYMLPVALVGAYGIINQYCLKMIGGPVGGMISDKILKSPSKYLCYTFVISTVALVLLIMLPHESMPVYLGMMCTLGFGAIVFTQRAVFFAPIGEAKIAENQTGAAMALGSFIGYAPAMFCFSLYGYILDLNPGIVGYKIVFGIMACFAFCGAVVSVMLVKRISQRKKEILAAEA, encoded by the coding sequence ATGCTCACGAAAAAGAAATGGGCGTTATTTAGTTTGTTAACGCTGTGTGGCGGTACGATTTATAAATTACCCTCACTGAAAGATGCGTTTTATATTCCGATGCAGGAGTATTTCCATTTGACCAATGGTCAAATAGGTAATGCGATGTCGGTGAACTCATTTGTTACCACCATCGGTTTTTTCCTCTCAATCTATTTTGCCGACAAACTGCCGCGTAAATACACCATGTCTTTTTCGCTCATTGCGACGGGTTTACTGGGCGTTTATTTGACGACCATGCCGGGCTACTGGGGCATCCTTTTTGTCTGGGCGCTGTTCGGCGTCACCTGCGACATGATGAACTGGCCGGTACTGCTGAAATCGGTCAGCCGACTGGGTAACAGTGAACAGCAGGGCCGTCTGTTTGGTTTCTTTGAGACGGGGCGAGGCATTGTCGACACCGTTGTCGCGTTCTCCGCGCTGGCCGTCTTTGCCTGGTTTGGCAGCGGCTTACTGGGCTTCAAAGCGGGTATCTGGTTCTATTCCATCATCGTGATTGCCGTCGGCGTTATCATTTTCTTCGTACTGAATGACAAAGAAGAGGCACCGTCGGTTGAGGTGAAAAAGGACGAAAACACCAGCATGACGTCGGTGTTGAAAGACAAAACCATCTGGCTCATCGCCTTCAACGTCTTCTTTGTGTACGCGGTGTACTGCGGGCTGACGTTCTTCATTCCGTTCCTGAAAAACATCTACATGCTGCCCGTCGCGCTGGTGGGCGCGTACGGTATTATTAACCAGTACTGCCTGAAAATGATTGGTGGACCGGTTGGCGGCATGATTTCCGACAAGATCCTGAAATCACCCAGTAAATACCTGTGCTACACCTTTGTGATCAGCACGGTGGCACTGGTGCTGCTGATTATGCTGCCGCACGAAAGTATGCCGGTTTACCTCGGCATGATGTGCACATTGGGCTTTGGCGCGATCGTCTTCACCCAACGCGCCGTCTTCTTTGCGCCAATTGGCGAAGCGAAAATCGCCGAAAACCAGACCGGTGCCGCGATGGCGCTCGGCAGCTTCATCGGCTACGCCCCGGCGATGTTCTGCTTTAGCCTCTACGGCTACATTCTGGATTTAAACCCAGGTATCGTCGGCTACAAGATTGTCTTTGGCATCATGGCCTGCTTCGCCTTCTGCGGCGCGGTGGTCTCGGTGATGCTGGTTAAGCGCATTAGCCAGCGTAAGAAAGAGATACTGGCGGCTGAGGCCTGA
- the yihX gene encoding glucose-1-phosphatase: MLYIFDLGNVIVDIDFNRVFGTWSDLTRVPLATLKQSFTMGEAFHQHERGEITDEAFAEAICHEMDLPLSYEQFSHGWQAIFVSLRPEVIEIMHKLREQGHRVVVLSNTNRLHTTFWPDEYPEIHAAADHVYLSQEMGMRKPEARIYQRVLEAEGFSAADTVFFDDNADNIEGANQLGITSILVTGKETIPRYFTKQLC, translated from the coding sequence ATGCTCTATATCTTTGATTTAGGTAATGTGATTGTCGATATCGACTTCAACCGTGTGTTCGGGACGTGGAGCGATCTGACCCGTGTGCCGCTGGCCACGCTCAAGCAGAGTTTCACCATGGGCGAAGCCTTCCACCAGCATGAGCGCGGCGAAATCACCGATGAAGCCTTTGCCGAGGCGATTTGTCATGAGATGGATCTCCCGCTGAGTTACGAACAGTTCTCTCACGGCTGGCAGGCAATATTTGTTTCTCTTCGCCCGGAGGTGATTGAGATCATGCATAAACTGCGCGAGCAGGGGCATCGCGTGGTGGTGCTCTCTAATACCAACCGCCTGCACACCACGTTCTGGCCGGATGAATACCCGGAAATTCACGCCGCAGCGGACCATGTTTATCTGTCGCAGGAGATGGGAATGCGCAAACCGGAAGCGCGTATCTATCAGCGGGTGCTTGAAGCAGAAGGTTTTTCTGCCGCCGATACGGTCTTTTTTGATGATAATGCCGATAATATAGAGGGAGCCAATCAATTGGGGATCACCTCTATCCTGGTAACGGGGAAGGAGACGATTCCTCGCTACTTTACGAAGCAGTTATGTTAA
- a CDS encoding virulence factor BrkB family protein: MLKTVHQKTIHHTRPLVAWGKLLWRRIDEDNMTTLAGNLAYVSLLSLVPLVAVVFALFAAFPMFSEVSVQIRHFIFANFIPATGDVIQRYIEQFVANSNRMTAVGACGLIVTALLLMYSIDSALNTIWRSKRVRPKVYSFAIYWMILTLGPLLAGASLAISSYLLSLRWASEFNSAVDNALRIFPLLLSWISFWLLYSVVPTTRVPNRDAIIGALVAALLYELGKKAFALYITAFPSYQLIYGVLAVVPILFVWVYWTWCIVLLGAEITVTLGEYRKLKTEQQEAEQP; encoded by the coding sequence ATGTTAAAAACCGTTCATCAAAAAACGATTCATCATACCCGGCCACTGGTGGCGTGGGGAAAGCTCCTCTGGCGGCGCATCGACGAAGATAATATGACGACGCTGGCCGGGAATCTGGCCTATGTGTCGTTGCTTTCCCTGGTACCGCTGGTTGCCGTGGTTTTTGCGCTGTTCGCCGCATTCCCGATGTTTTCTGAGGTCAGCGTTCAGATTCGCCACTTTATCTTCGCCAACTTTATTCCGGCGACCGGTGACGTTATTCAGCGCTACATTGAGCAGTTTGTCGCCAATTCCAATCGCATGACAGCGGTCGGCGCCTGCGGGCTTATCGTCACGGCGCTGCTGTTGATGTACTCCATCGACAGCGCGCTGAATACCATCTGGCGCAGCAAGCGTGTTCGGCCAAAAGTCTACTCGTTTGCGATTTACTGGATGATCCTTACGCTTGGGCCGTTGCTGGCGGGTGCCAGCCTGGCGATTAGCTCATATCTGCTATCGCTGCGTTGGGCGAGTGAGTTTAATAGCGCAGTGGATAACGCACTACGCATCTTCCCACTGCTACTGTCGTGGATCTCCTTCTGGCTGCTCTATAGCGTGGTGCCGACGACGCGCGTGCCGAACCGCGATGCGATTATTGGCGCGCTGGTGGCGGCCTTGCTTTACGAGCTTGGCAAGAAAGCTTTTGCCTTATATATCACCGCGTTCCCTTCCTATCAGTTGATTTACGGCGTGCTCGCTGTTGTGCCTATCCTGTTTGTCTGGGTCTACTGGACCTGGTGTATCGTCTTGCTTGGGGCAGAAATAACTGTCACTCTCGGGGAATACCGAAAACTTAAAACAGAACAACAAGAAGCAGAACAACCATGA
- the dtd gene encoding D-aminoacyl-tRNA deacylase, whose protein sequence is MIALIQRVTRASVTVADEVTGEIGPGLLVLLGVEKDDDEQKANRLCERVLGYRIFSDAQGKMNLNVQQAGGSVLVVSQFTLAADTERGMRPSFSKGAEPQRAEALYDYFVERCRQQEMNTQTGRFAADMQVSLVNDGPVTFWLQV, encoded by the coding sequence ATGATTGCATTGATTCAACGCGTAACCCGGGCCAGCGTCACCGTGGCGGATGAAGTGACGGGCGAAATCGGGCCGGGACTTTTAGTGTTATTAGGTGTCGAAAAGGATGACGACGAGCAAAAAGCCAACCGACTGTGCGAGCGCGTGCTGGGCTATCGCATATTCAGTGATGCGCAAGGCAAGATGAATCTCAACGTGCAGCAGGCGGGGGGAAGCGTGCTGGTGGTGTCGCAGTTTACGCTGGCGGCGGATACCGAACGCGGCATGCGCCCGAGTTTCTCTAAAGGCGCAGAGCCGCAGAGAGCAGAAGCGCTGTATGACTACTTTGTAGAACGCTGTCGCCAGCAAGAGATGAATACCCAAACCGGGCGATTCGCTGCCGATATGCAGGTTTCGCTGGTCAATGATGGCCCCGTTACCTTCTGGTTGCAGGTATGA
- the fabY gene encoding fatty acid biosynthesis protein FabY — protein sequence MYHLRVPQTEEELDRYYQFRWEMLRKPLHQPKGSERDAWDAMAHHQMVVDEEGNLVAIGRLYINADFEASIRFMAVHPSVQDKGLGTLMAMTLESVARQEGVKRVTCSAREDAVEFFAKLGFVNQGEITTPTTTPIRHFLMIKPVASLDDILHRGDWCGQLQQAWYEHIPLSEKMGVRIQQYTGQKFITTMPETGNQNPHHTLFAGSLFSLATLTGWGLIWLMLRERHLGGTIILADAHIRYSHPISGKPQAVADLGSLSGDLDRLARGRKARVQLLVELSGDDNLGAVFEGTFIVLPAKPFGAYEEGGNEEE from the coding sequence ATGTATCACCTTCGAGTGCCGCAAACGGAAGAAGAGTTAGATCGCTACTACCAGTTCCGCTGGGAAATGCTGCGTAAACCCCTTCATCAGCCGAAAGGTTCTGAGCGTGATGCCTGGGACGCGATGGCGCACCATCAAATGGTGGTGGATGAAGAGGGCAATCTGGTCGCGATTGGGCGGCTCTACATTAACGCCGATTTTGAAGCCTCGATTCGTTTTATGGCAGTGCACCCGTCCGTGCAGGATAAAGGTCTCGGTACGCTGATGGCGATGACGTTGGAGTCCGTCGCGCGTCAGGAAGGCGTGAAGCGCGTAACCTGTAGCGCGCGCGAAGATGCGGTCGAGTTCTTTGCCAAGCTCGGATTTGTGAATCAGGGCGAAATCACTACGCCCACCACCACACCCATTCGTCATTTTCTGATGATCAAACCAGTGGCTTCGCTGGATGACATTCTGCATCGCGGCGACTGGTGCGGGCAGCTTCAGCAGGCCTGGTACGAGCATATTCCGCTCAGTGAAAAAATGGGCGTGCGCATTCAGCAGTATACCGGGCAGAAATTTATCACCACCATGCCTGAAACGGGCAATCAAAATCCGCACCATACGCTCTTTGCCGGCAGCCTGTTTTCACTGGCAACGCTTACCGGTTGGGGCCTTATCTGGCTGATGCTGCGCGAACGCCATTTAGGCGGCACGATCATCCTTGCTGATGCGCATATCCGTTACAGTCACCCCATCAGCGGTAAGCCGCAGGCGGTGGCCGATCTCGGCTCACTGAGCGGCGATCTGGACCGGTTAGCGCGAGGGCGCAAAGCGCGCGTACAGCTGCTGGTGGAGTTATCCGGCGATGACAATCTTGGCGCCGTATTTGAAGGGACTTTCATTGTGCTTCCCGCGAAGCCGTTTGGCGCGTACGAGGAAGGGGGGAATGAGGAGGAGTAG
- a CDS encoding type II toxin-antitoxin system RelE/ParE family toxin — protein MYKLSNRAAEDFGSIYEYTYRQFGCEQADKYTHELDHFLSLLAKNPQAGRDISDIINGVRRHDYRLHAIFYRQSGCGIFIIRILHQKMNPFLHLGE, from the coding sequence ATGTATAAACTTTCAAATCGGGCCGCTGAGGATTTTGGTTCAATCTATGAATACACGTATCGTCAGTTTGGCTGTGAGCAGGCAGACAAATATACCCACGAACTGGATCACTTCCTCAGCCTGCTGGCTAAAAACCCCCAGGCCGGGCGTGATATTTCTGACATCATTAATGGAGTCCGTCGGCATGACTATCGTTTACATGCGATATTTTACCGGCAGTCAGGTTGCGGCATTTTTATCATCCGTATACTGCACCAAAAAATGAACCCCTTTCTCCATCTGGGCGAGTAG
- a CDS encoding type II toxin-antitoxin system ParD family antitoxin translates to MPRTTSITIGDQLDHFITKMIESGRYGSTSEVVRSALRLLEEQELRNVQLREALEEGLNSGESSLTLGEIAARKKRDLNV, encoded by the coding sequence ATGCCCAGAACAACCAGCATCACCATCGGCGATCAACTCGACCATTTCATTACTAAAATGATCGAGAGCGGTCGTTATGGCTCCACCAGCGAGGTGGTTCGTTCCGCCCTACGTCTTCTGGAAGAACAGGAGCTACGGAATGTTCAACTCCGTGAGGCGTTGGAAGAGGGACTCAATAGCGGTGAGAGTTCACTTACGCTAGGTGAAATAGCAGCAAGGAAGAAACGTGATTTAAATGTATAA
- a CDS encoding alpha/beta hydrolase, translating to MVLEKGIAEQVEAFIAAGRPSSRQQSIDDRRAGYLASTALAGETEQFVSIQTIELEAMTFRVYSPLQSPAHLPTVIYYHGGCFISGGFATHDNQLRQLAVYGGCRVIAVQYRLAPEHTFPAAHDDAQRGAELVWQHAELFGVDRDRITLAGDSAGGHLALVTALRLKAAGSWQPKQLILIYPMVDATAHFESYVRNGKDYIITRDTLLSGYEIYLPDVDRRHPEASPLWRDDFNGLPRVHIITAEFDPLCDEGKALYQRMTEQGVACTCQQYLGVIHGFFQLGGISLAARDAVRDVAYRVGR from the coding sequence ATGGTGCTGGAAAAAGGTATCGCTGAGCAGGTTGAGGCGTTTATTGCCGCAGGCCGCCCCTCTTCACGGCAGCAGAGTATTGATGACCGGAGGGCGGGCTATCTCGCCAGTACGGCCCTGGCGGGTGAAACGGAGCAGTTCGTCTCTATCCAGACTATTGAGCTGGAAGCGATGACGTTCCGCGTCTATTCGCCACTGCAAAGTCCGGCGCATCTTCCGACGGTTATTTACTACCACGGAGGCTGTTTTATCAGCGGCGGCTTTGCTACGCATGATAATCAGCTGCGTCAGTTGGCAGTGTATGGCGGGTGTCGTGTCATTGCGGTGCAGTATCGATTAGCGCCTGAACACACCTTTCCTGCCGCGCATGATGATGCGCAACGGGGAGCGGAGCTGGTGTGGCAACATGCCGAGCTATTTGGCGTAGATAGAGATCGCATTACCCTGGCTGGCGATAGCGCAGGCGGGCATCTGGCGCTGGTCACGGCGCTGAGGCTCAAAGCAGCCGGTTCCTGGCAACCCAAACAACTTATCCTGATTTACCCCATGGTGGATGCAACAGCTCATTTCGAAAGCTATGTTCGCAACGGAAAGGATTACATCATTACCCGCGACACGCTGCTGAGCGGCTATGAAATCTATTTACCAGACGTCGATCGACGTCATCCGGAGGCCAGCCCGCTGTGGCGAGATGACTTTAACGGTCTGCCGCGTGTCCATATCATCACCGCAGAATTTGACCCGTTGTGCGATGAAGGCAAAGCGCTGTATCAACGAATGACGGAACAAGGCGTGGCGTGCACTTGCCAACAGTATCTTGGGGTGATTCATGGCTTCTTTCAGTTGGGTGGAATCAGCCTCGCGGCAAGAGATGCTGTGAGGGATGTGGCGTACCGGGTGGGGAGGTAA
- a CDS encoding type II toxin-antitoxin system RelE/ParE family toxin encodes MIFIETDFFTEDVQKLLNDDEYGRLQIFLTLNPLNGDVIPETGGLRKIRWVAEGTGKRGGVRVIYYYRASESEIRFLLIYKKGIKDDLTAQEKAMLRMLNARW; translated from the coding sequence ATGATCTTCATCGAAACGGATTTTTTTACTGAAGATGTTCAAAAGCTACTGAATGACGATGAATACGGTCGTCTCCAGATTTTTCTCACATTGAATCCTCTTAATGGAGACGTCATTCCAGAAACGGGCGGTTTGCGGAAAATTCGGTGGGTAGCAGAGGGAACAGGAAAGCGGGGCGGCGTGCGCGTCATTTATTACTATCGCGCTTCAGAGAGTGAGATCCGATTCCTTCTAATCTATAAAAAGGGAATTAAAGATGATCTTACCGCCCAGGAAAAGGCGATGCTACGAATGTTAAATGCGAGGTGGTAG
- the nadS gene encoding NadS family protein, translating to MDKALFERLAQSMAQMNEIVAGERKPSRVFHIDALKIKEIRHASGLSQSKFAELISVSVDTLRNWEQGRRSPTGPAKALLRAIANDPQHVIQALSR from the coding sequence ATGGATAAAGCGCTGTTCGAGCGGTTAGCCCAAAGCATGGCTCAAATGAATGAGATTGTTGCTGGTGAGCGTAAACCTTCCAGGGTTTTTCACATTGATGCGCTTAAAATTAAAGAGATTCGTCACGCATCTGGTCTATCTCAATCTAAGTTTGCTGAACTGATATCCGTCAGTGTGGATACTCTGCGTAACTGGGAGCAAGGTCGCCGTTCGCCTACCGGGCCCGCGAAAGCATTGCTGCGTGCAATTGCTAACGATCCACAGCATGTGATTCAGGCACTGAGTCGTTAA
- a CDS encoding CopG family transcriptional regulator encodes MSVMIGLDMGRILLDLSDEVIKRLDDLKVQRNLPRAELLREAVEQYLERQSNTTISNALGLWQGCEEDGVEYQRKLREEW; translated from the coding sequence ATGAGCGTGATGATTGGGCTGGATATGGGCAGAATTTTACTCGATTTATCAGATGAAGTGATTAAACGACTGGACGATCTCAAAGTGCAGCGCAACCTTCCACGCGCAGAACTATTGCGAGAGGCCGTAGAGCAGTATCTGGAAAGGCAGTCAAATACAACTATTTCCAATGCACTCGGCCTGTGGCAGGGATGTGAAGAAGATGGTGTTGAATACCAGCGCAAGCTTCGTGAGGAGTGGTAA
- a CDS encoding type II toxin-antitoxin system VapC family toxin, producing MTNGSALFDTNILIDLFSGRREAKQALDAWPPQNAISIVTWMEVMVGAKKYNQEHRTRVAMSAFNIIGVSQAIAERSVALRQEYGMKLPDAIILATAQVHRLELVTRNTKDFKDIVGVVTPYEL from the coding sequence ATGACTAATGGATCGGCACTTTTTGACACCAATATTTTAATCGATCTATTCAGTGGGCGACGCGAGGCAAAACAAGCGCTAGATGCCTGGCCGCCGCAGAATGCGATTAGTATCGTCACGTGGATGGAAGTGATGGTTGGTGCCAAAAAGTATAATCAAGAGCACCGTACGCGCGTTGCGATGAGCGCTTTTAATATTATTGGGGTATCGCAGGCGATAGCCGAGCGAAGCGTTGCTTTAAGGCAAGAGTATGGGATGAAACTTCCGGATGCGATTATTCTGGCGACCGCGCAGGTTCATCGTCTCGAACTGGTCACCAGAAATACTAAAGACTTTAAAGATATCGTGGGCGTTGTAACACCCTATGAACTGTAA
- the fdhE gene encoding formate dehydrogenase accessory protein FdhE: MSIRIIPQDELGSSEKRTAEYIPPLLFPRLKNLYNRRADRLRELAENNPLGDYLRFAALIAHAQEVVLYDHPLQMDLTARIKEANDQGKPPLDIHVLPRDKHWHTLLHSMIAELKPEMTGPALAVIENLEKASEQELEQMASALFASDFASVSSDKAPFIWAALSLYWAQMASLIPGKARAEYGEQRQYCPVCGSMPVSSVVQIGTTQGLRYLHCNLCETEWHVVRVKCSNCEQSRDLHYWSLDNEQAAIKAESCGDCGTYLKILYQEKDPKVEAVADDLASLVLDARMEQEGFARSSINPFLFPGEGE, from the coding sequence ATGAGTATTCGCATAATCCCGCAAGATGAGCTGGGTTCGAGCGAGAAACGCACGGCGGAGTACATTCCGCCGTTATTGTTCCCCAGACTCAAGAACCTCTACAACCGCCGCGCCGACCGTCTGCGCGAGCTGGCCGAGAACAATCCGCTGGGTGATTACCTGCGCTTCGCCGCGCTGATTGCCCACGCGCAGGAAGTGGTGCTGTACGACCATCCGTTACAGATGGACCTTACCGCGCGCATCAAAGAAGCGAACGACCAGGGCAAGCCGCCGCTGGATATTCACGTTCTGCCGCGCGATAAGCACTGGCATACCCTGCTGCACTCGATGATTGCCGAGCTGAAACCGGAAATGACCGGGCCAGCGTTAGCGGTTATTGAGAATCTGGAAAAAGCGTCTGAGCAAGAGCTGGAGCAGATGGCCAGCGCGCTGTTTGCGTCTGACTTTGCGTCCGTGAGCAGTGATAAAGCACCGTTTATCTGGGCCGCGTTGTCGCTCTATTGGGCACAAATGGCCAGCCTGATCCCAGGTAAAGCCCGCGCAGAATATGGCGAACAGCGCCAGTACTGCCCGGTGTGCGGCTCGATGCCGGTCTCCAGCGTAGTGCAAATTGGCACGACGCAGGGCCTGCGTTATCTGCACTGCAATCTGTGCGAAACTGAGTGGCATGTGGTGCGCGTAAAATGCAGCAACTGCGAGCAGAGCCGCGATTTGCACTACTGGTCTCTCGATAACGAGCAGGCCGCTATCAAAGCCGAAAGCTGCGGTGACTGCGGCACTTACCTGAAGATTCTGTATCAGGAAAAAGACCCGAAAGTGGAAGCCGTTGCCGACGACCTCGCCTCACTGGTGCTGGATGCGCGTATGGAGCAAGAAGGGTTCGCCCGCAGCTCTATTAACCCGTTCCTGTTCCCGGGAGAGGGGGAGTAA
- the fdoI gene encoding formate dehydrogenase cytochrome b556 subunit — MKRRDTIVRYTAPERINHWVTAFCFILAAVSGLGFFFPSFNWLMQIMGTPQLARILHPFVGVIMFASFIIMFFRYWHHNLINRDDIFWAKNIRKIVVNEEVGDTGRYNFGQKCVFWAAIIFLVLLLVSGVIIWRPYFAPAFSIPVIRFALMLHSFAAVALIVVIMVHIYAALWVKGTITAMVEGWVTRTWAKKHHPRWYREVRQKQEKSSE, encoded by the coding sequence ATGAAACGACGTGACACCATCGTGCGCTACACCGCGCCGGAACGTATCAACCACTGGGTCACCGCCTTCTGCTTCATCCTGGCGGCGGTGAGCGGGCTGGGGTTCTTCTTCCCCTCCTTCAACTGGCTGATGCAAATTATGGGGACACCGCAACTGGCGCGCATTCTGCACCCGTTCGTGGGCGTCATCATGTTTGCCTCGTTTATCATCATGTTTTTCCGCTACTGGCACCACAATCTAATCAATCGGGATGATATCTTTTGGGCGAAGAATATTCGTAAGATCGTCGTCAACGAGGAAGTGGGTGACACCGGGCGTTATAACTTCGGCCAGAAATGCGTATTCTGGGCGGCGATTATCTTCCTGGTCCTGCTGCTGGTAAGCGGTGTGATTATCTGGCGTCCGTACTTTGCGCCTGCTTTCTCAATCCCGGTGATCCGATTTGCGTTAATGCTGCATTCATTTGCCGCAGTAGCGTTAATTGTGGTTATCATGGTGCATATCTACGCCGCCCTTTGGGTGAAAGGCACCATTACCGCGATGGTGGAAGGATGGGTTACCCGTACATGGGCGAAGAAACATCACCCGCGCTGGTACCGTGAAGTCCGCCAGAAACAGGAAAAGTCATCTGAATGA
- the fdxH gene encoding formate dehydrogenase subunit beta, with protein MAYQSQDIIRRSATNGFTPAPQARDHQQEVAKLIDVTTCIGCKACQVACSEWNDIRDEIGSNVGVYDNPADLTAKSWTVMRFSEVEQNDKLEWLIRKDGCMHCADPGCLKACPAEGAIIQYANGIVDFQSEQCIGCGYCIAGCPFNVPRLNPEDNRVYKCTLCVDRVNVGQEPACVKTCPTGAIHFGSKEDMKALAGERVAELNTRGYENAGLYDPAGVGGTHVMYVLHHADKPNLYHGLPENPEISATVKFWKGIWKPLAAVGFAATFAASIFHYVGVGPNRAEEEEDNLHEEKDEVRK; from the coding sequence ATGGCTTATCAATCTCAAGACATCATCCGTCGTTCCGCGACTAACGGTTTCACCCCCGCGCCTCAGGCGCGGGACCACCAGCAGGAAGTGGCGAAGCTTATCGACGTGACCACCTGTATCGGCTGTAAAGCTTGTCAGGTGGCGTGTTCAGAGTGGAACGACATCCGTGATGAGATCGGCAGCAACGTCGGGGTGTACGACAACCCGGCAGATCTGACCGCCAAATCCTGGACGGTGATGCGTTTCTCGGAAGTGGAGCAAAACGACAAACTGGAATGGCTTATCCGTAAAGACGGCTGTATGCACTGCGCGGATCCGGGCTGCCTGAAGGCGTGCCCGGCGGAAGGCGCTATCATTCAGTATGCCAACGGCATCGTCGATTTCCAGTCTGAGCAGTGCATCGGCTGCGGCTACTGCATCGCGGGTTGCCCGTTCAACGTGCCGCGACTGAACCCGGAAGACAACCGCGTCTATAAATGTACGCTGTGCGTTGACCGCGTGAACGTCGGGCAGGAACCGGCCTGCGTGAAGACCTGCCCAACTGGCGCTATCCACTTTGGTTCCAAAGAGGATATGAAAGCGCTGGCGGGCGAGCGCGTCGCCGAGCTGAATACCCGCGGTTACGAAAACGCCGGGCTGTACGATCCAGCGGGCGTTGGCGGTACACACGTAATGTATGTGCTGCACCACGCCGACAAGCCGAATCTGTACCACGGCCTGCCGGAGAACCCGGAAATCAGCGCCACGGTGAAATTCTGGAAAGGTATCTGGAAACCACTGGCGGCGGTCGGTTTTGCCGCAACGTTTGCAGCGAGCATCTTCCACTACGTCGGTGTCGGCCCGAACCGTGCGGAAGAGGAAGAAGACAATCTGCATGAAGAGAAAGACGAGGTGCGCAAATGA